In Corythoichthys intestinalis isolate RoL2023-P3 chromosome 4, ASM3026506v1, whole genome shotgun sequence, a genomic segment contains:
- the LOC130914364 gene encoding myelin-associated glycoprotein-like: MTYSALKIFLLCGLVGGIFCQGFSSSIPSSVQILTGSCVFVPCTFTLDPYYDYYLDDTCAVVWKSLDTYTEVFHSKRTKEESAKLNLLQGNVVGNVLEKNCSTILEPKSSEYAGSYYFSLQCYRIHLDFLKTFVRWDFPDSVPKPTIKPTTLEVMEGTTMALKCQAPVFCPTSPPLLTWAPELGTVKEEVDANVTAVMTFDTTYLHDNVDVTCSAVYRRQEGYAELSTEQALMLRVKYAPKDTSVSASPPGSWPDGSTVTLKCNGVANPPITDVNWYRVNNRGATLVGSGKEITFIATKLSEDSYYCENHNIHGAQSAEPLTVDVTFAPEFLSTSDCQAMSNGIQCSCISQANPPPSLQWKLLGVLVENSNQQTVTEQSLDKFTRKTVIIFKSLDSGTSLVCVSHNQFGPDLLAFNVPHSDVTTVVCSVVGVLVLLILILLLLYIWKKPEFNFPARWRQANRKPKFNFPARWRQANTNTGDIATTKSNVSHVDNISMTKLRSLHSDQVQLHPMGSDLKPEPKPDPEEEKVADSNVAARNSRC; the protein is encoded by the exons GCATCTTCTGTCAGGGATTTTCGAGCAGCATTCCGTCGTCCGTGCAGATCCTGACCGGCTCGTGCGTTTTTGTTCCGTGCACATTCACCTTAGACCCGTATTATGACTACTACCTGGACGACACCTGTGCAGTCGTTTGGAAGTCCTTAGACACATATACGGAAGTGTTCCACTCCAAGCGGACGAAGGAGGAGAGTGCCAAGTTAAACTTACTGCAGGGAAATGTTGTTGGGAATGTGCTG GAAAAAAACTGTAGCACCATCCTGGAACCCAAGTCGTCAGAGTACGCCGGCTCGTATTACTTCAGTCTGCAGTGCTACAGAATTCATCTCGATTTTTTGAAGACATTTGTTAGATGGGACTTTCCAG ACTCAGTGCCAAAACCCACTATCAAACCTACAACGCTGGAGGTTATGGAGGGTACCACGATGGCCTTAAAGTGTCAAGCGCCAGTTTTTTGCCCGACGTCACCCCCGCTGTTGACCTGGGCGCCAGAGTTAGGCACTGTCAAGGAGGAAGTGGACGCAAATGTCACAGCGGTCATGACTTTTGACACCACTTATTTGCACGACAATGTTGATGTGACTTGCAGCGCCGTCTACAGGAGGCAAGAGGGATATGCTGAGCTTTCCACGGAACAGGCGTTGATGCTTCGAGTTAAAT ATGCTCCTAAGGACACGTCAGTTTCGGCATCGCCACCTGGCTCTTGGCCCGACGGCAGCACAGTCACTTTAAAGTGCAACGGTGTGGCCAACCCGCCAATCACTGACGTCAACTGGTACCGCGTGAACAATCGCGGTGCGACACTGGTGGGTTCGGGCAAAGAGATCACCTTTATTGCCACCAAGCTCTCAGAGGACAGCTATTATTGTGAAAACCACAACATCCACGGAGCGCAGTCTGCCGAGCCCCTCACCGTCGATGTCACAT TCGCCCCCGAGTTCCTGAGTACTTCCGACTGCCAAGCCATGTCGAACGGCATTCAGTGTTCCTGTATCAGCCAGGCCAACCCGCCGCCTTCGCTGCAGTGGAAACTGTTGGGAGTGTTGGTCGAGAACTCCAACCAGCAAACCGTCACAGAGCAGTCCCTCGACAAGTTCACTCGCAAAACCGTCATCATCTTTAAGAGCCTGGACAGTGGAACTTCTCTGGTTTGCGTCAGCCACAACCAGTTTGGACCTGACCTGCTAGCTTTCAACGTGCCTCACTCAG ATGTGACGACTGTGGTGTGTTCTGTTGTTGGAGTGCTGGTTCTGCTGATATTGATTCTCCTGCTTTTGTACATTTGGAA GAAACCCGAATTCAACTTCCCAGCGAGGTGGAGACAGGCAAATAGGAAACCCAAATTCAACTTCCCTGCGAGGTGGAGACAGGCAAATACGAACACAGGCGATATAGCCACCACCAAG AGCAACGTTTCCCATGTGGATAACATCAGCATGACCAAACTGCGGTCCCTACACTCTGACCAAGTCCAACTGCATCCTATGGGTAGCGATTTAAAACCCGAACCCAAACCAGATCCAGAGGAGGAAAAGGTGGCAGACTCCAACGTTGCAGCCCGAAATTCTCGGTGTTAA